One stretch of Pseudomonas fluorescens Q2-87 DNA includes these proteins:
- the rpoZ gene encoding DNA-directed RNA polymerase subunit omega, with product MARVTVEDCLEHVENRFELVMLSTKRARQLATGGKEPLVQWENDKPTVVALREIAEGLMSYEFIANAEIVEDEPLFAAFEDESNEAV from the coding sequence ATGGCCCGCGTAACCGTTGAAGACTGCCTAGAACACGTGGAAAACCGCTTTGAGCTGGTCATGCTCTCTACCAAGCGTGCCCGTCAACTGGCTACCGGTGGCAAAGAGCCGTTGGTCCAGTGGGAAAACGACAAGCCTACCGTCGTAGCGCTGCGTGAAATCGCCGAAGGCCTGATGAGCTACGAGTTCATCGCCAACGCTGAAATCGTCGAAGACGAACCGCTGTTCGCAGCGTTCGAGGACGAGTCCAACGAGGCGGTCTAA
- the gmk gene encoding guanylate kinase: MTHSTGTLYIISAPSGAGKTSLVKALIDAEPQIRVSVSHTTRAMRPGEVNGVNYHFVDREEFVKMAEHGDFLERAEVFGNLYGTSQSYLQQTLDEGHDLILEIDWQGAEQVRKLMPQARSIFILPPSQQALRQRLTNRGQDSDEIIEDRMREAVSEMSHYVDYDYLIINDDFAHALDDLKAIFRASQLQQKRQQQRFGKLLAELLG, encoded by the coding sequence ATGACCCACAGCACCGGTACTCTCTACATCATTTCCGCGCCCTCGGGCGCCGGCAAGACCAGCCTGGTCAAGGCACTGATCGACGCTGAACCGCAGATCCGCGTCTCGGTCTCGCACACCACCCGCGCCATGCGCCCGGGCGAAGTCAACGGGGTGAACTATCACTTCGTCGATCGCGAGGAGTTCGTGAAAATGGCCGAGCACGGCGACTTCCTGGAGCGCGCCGAAGTCTTCGGCAACCTCTATGGCACTTCGCAAAGCTATTTGCAGCAGACACTCGACGAGGGCCACGACCTGATCCTGGAAATCGACTGGCAAGGCGCCGAGCAAGTGCGCAAGCTGATGCCCCAGGCTCGCTCGATCTTCATCCTGCCGCCAAGCCAGCAGGCCTTGCGCCAGCGCCTGACCAACCGCGGCCAGGACAGTGACGAAATCATCGAAGACCGGATGCGCGAAGCGGTCAGCGAAATGAGCCACTACGTTGACTACGATTACCTGATCATCAACGATGATTTTGCCCACGCACTGGACGACCTGAAGGCGATTTTCCGCGCCAGTCAGCTGCAGCAGAAACGCCAGCAGCAACGTTTCGGTAAATTATTGGCCGAATTGTTGGGCTGA
- a CDS encoding YicC/YloC family endoribonuclease, whose translation MVHSMTAFARVEKAGAQGTLSWELRSVNSRYLEPHLRLPESFRDLEGGVREALRQGLSRGKLECTLRFTEESTGKTLQIDRERAAQLVAAAETVASLIKNPAALNPLEVLAWPGVLVGDASDPQALNSEALALFNQGLKELKAGREREGAELARLIDERLTSIEGDVSTLRELVPQMLATQRQKVLDRFADMKAELDPQRLEQEMVMLAQKSDVAEELDRLSTHIIEVRRVLKSGGAAGRRLDFLMQELNREANTLGSKAFDPRSTQAAVNLKVLIEQMREQVQNIE comes from the coding sequence ATGGTGCACAGCATGACCGCCTTCGCCCGGGTCGAAAAAGCCGGCGCCCAAGGCACGCTGAGCTGGGAACTGCGCTCGGTCAACAGCCGCTACCTGGAGCCGCACCTGCGCCTGCCCGAGTCCTTTCGCGACCTCGAAGGTGGCGTGCGTGAAGCACTGCGCCAGGGCCTGTCCCGGGGCAAACTGGAATGCACCTTGCGCTTCACCGAAGAAAGCACCGGCAAGACGCTGCAGATAGACCGCGAACGCGCCGCGCAACTGGTGGCCGCCGCCGAAACCGTCGCCAGCCTGATCAAGAACCCTGCCGCCCTGAACCCGCTGGAAGTCCTGGCCTGGCCCGGCGTGCTGGTGGGTGATGCGAGCGACCCGCAAGCGCTGAACTCCGAGGCGCTGGCGCTGTTCAACCAGGGCTTGAAAGAACTCAAGGCCGGTCGTGAACGTGAAGGCGCGGAGCTGGCCCGGCTGATCGACGAGCGTCTGACCTCCATCGAAGGAGACGTCAGCACCCTGCGCGAGCTGGTCCCGCAGATGCTCGCCACCCAGCGCCAGAAAGTCCTCGATCGCTTCGCCGACATGAAGGCCGAGCTGGACCCCCAACGCCTGGAACAGGAAATGGTCATGCTCGCGCAAAAAAGCGACGTGGCTGAAGAGCTGGATCGCCTGAGCACCCACATCATCGAAGTTCGCCGGGTGCTCAAGTCCGGCGGTGCGGCCGGTCGCCGCCTGGACTTCCTGATGCAGGAGCTCAACCGCGAAGCCAATACACTGGGCTCCAAAGCCTTCGACCCGCGCAGCACCCAGGCTGCGGTCAACCTCAAGGTGTTGATCGAGCAAATGCGCGAACAAGTGCAGAACATTGAGTAA
- the rph gene encoding ribonuclease PH — MKRPSGRAADQLRSIRITRNYTKHAEGSVLVEFGDTKVICTVSVENGVPRFLKGQGQGWLTAEYGMLPRATGERNQREASRGKQGGRTLEIQRLIGRSLRAALDMSKLGDVTLYVDCDVIQADGGTRTASITGAMVALVDALKVIKKRGGLKGGDPLKQMIAAVSVGMYQGEPVLDLDYLEDSAAETDLNVVMTSAGGFIEVQGTAEGAPFQPEELNAMLELAKKGMNEIFELQKAALAD, encoded by the coding sequence ATGAAACGTCCAAGTGGTCGCGCTGCCGATCAGCTCCGCTCGATCCGCATTACCCGCAACTACACCAAACACGCCGAGGGATCCGTACTGGTCGAATTCGGTGATACCAAGGTCATCTGCACCGTCAGCGTCGAAAATGGCGTGCCACGGTTCCTCAAGGGTCAGGGCCAAGGCTGGCTGACGGCCGAGTACGGCATGCTGCCGCGTGCCACCGGCGAGCGGAACCAGCGTGAGGCAAGCCGTGGCAAGCAAGGCGGCCGCACCCTGGAAATCCAGCGCCTGATCGGCCGTTCGCTGCGCGCCGCGCTGGACATGTCCAAGTTGGGTGACGTGACCCTGTATGTCGATTGCGACGTGATCCAGGCCGACGGCGGCACCCGCACGGCGTCCATCACCGGCGCCATGGTTGCGTTGGTTGACGCCCTGAAAGTGATCAAGAAACGTGGCGGCCTCAAGGGCGGCGATCCGCTCAAGCAAATGATCGCTGCGGTGTCCGTGGGCATGTACCAGGGCGAGCCTGTGCTGGACCTGGATTATCTGGAAGACTCTGCGGCCGAGACCGACCTGAACGTGGTCATGACCAGCGCTGGCGGCTTCATTGAAGTCCAGGGCACTGCCGAAGGTGCGCCGTTCCAGCCGGAAGAATTGAACGCTATGCTGGAGCTGGCGAAGAAAGGCATGAACGAGATTTTCGAATTGCAAAAGGCCGCATTGGCTGACTGA
- a CDS encoding DUF4870 domain-containing protein encodes MSDEQVLLPQPSKEARQWAMFCHLSALLGIWIPFGTLIGPLVLWQLKRETDPFIDAQGKEALNFQITVAIASAICLLLMIVVIGFFLFGLVAIGALVLTIIGGVKAGEGQPYRYPFTWRLVK; translated from the coding sequence ATGAGTGATGAGCAAGTCCTACTGCCCCAACCCAGCAAGGAGGCGCGTCAATGGGCGATGTTTTGTCACTTGTCGGCCTTGTTGGGAATCTGGATCCCGTTCGGTACGCTGATCGGGCCGTTGGTGCTCTGGCAGCTCAAGCGTGAAACCGACCCGTTTATCGATGCCCAGGGCAAGGAAGCGCTGAATTTCCAGATTACCGTGGCGATTGCCTCGGCCATCTGCCTGTTGTTGATGATTGTGGTGATTGGCTTTTTCCTGTTCGGCCTGGTGGCCATCGGTGCGCTGGTGCTGACCATCATCGGCGGGGTGAAGGCAGGCGAAGGGCAGCCGTATCGGTATCCGTTTACCTGGCGATTGGTTAAATAA
- the gltS gene encoding sodium/glutamate symporter: MFELDFYGTLVAASLVLLLGRGLVTRVGFLRAYNIPEPVAGGLVVALILLCLRGLEIEVRFDTSLQTPLMLAFFATIGLSADFASLKKGGRVVGVFVLAVTGLLLVQNAMGIGLAKALGLDPLMGLLTGSITLAGGHGTGAAWGTLFSETYGVASASELAMASATFGLVLGGLIGGPVARLLVKRVQVPGCLEPEKPRAPKGFEQPNKERSITPVSFIETLALIAVSLLAGSLLNGQLHGTAFELPTFVCVLFVGVVLRNGLAALGLYQVFEREVSVLGNVSLSLFLAIALMSLKLWDLASLALPFFIILAAQTLVMALFAIFVTFRLMGSHYDAAVLAAGHCGFGLGATPTAIANMQAVTQRYGPSQIAFLVVPMVGAFFIDIINVIVIKLYLALPFLAAA, from the coding sequence ATGTTTGAGCTTGATTTCTACGGAACACTTGTCGCCGCCTCTTTAGTACTTTTGCTGGGGCGCGGACTCGTTACCCGTGTTGGTTTTCTACGCGCCTACAATATCCCCGAACCTGTAGCAGGCGGGCTGGTGGTTGCCTTGATCCTCTTGTGTTTGCGAGGGCTTGAAATTGAAGTCCGATTTGACACTTCATTGCAGACACCCTTGATGCTGGCGTTTTTCGCCACGATTGGCCTGAGCGCAGACTTTGCCAGCCTGAAGAAAGGCGGGCGCGTAGTGGGTGTGTTCGTACTGGCGGTCACCGGCCTGCTGTTGGTCCAGAATGCCATGGGCATCGGGCTCGCCAAGGCGTTGGGGCTCGATCCCCTGATGGGCCTGCTTACCGGCTCGATTACCTTGGCCGGTGGTCACGGTACAGGCGCTGCCTGGGGGACATTGTTCAGTGAGACATACGGCGTGGCCTCCGCTTCCGAGCTAGCGATGGCCTCTGCGACGTTCGGCTTGGTGTTGGGCGGCCTGATCGGTGGGCCGGTCGCTCGCCTGCTGGTCAAGCGTGTTCAGGTGCCCGGCTGCCTTGAGCCGGAAAAGCCACGAGCACCCAAGGGTTTCGAGCAGCCGAACAAAGAACGCTCGATAACGCCGGTTTCGTTTATCGAGACGCTCGCCCTGATCGCGGTCAGCCTCCTGGCGGGCTCTCTTTTGAATGGGCAGCTCCACGGAACCGCATTCGAGTTGCCGACGTTCGTTTGCGTCTTGTTCGTGGGGGTGGTCCTGCGCAATGGACTTGCGGCGCTGGGCTTGTACCAGGTGTTTGAGCGCGAAGTCTCGGTGCTTGGCAACGTCAGCTTGTCGCTGTTCCTGGCGATCGCCTTGATGTCACTCAAGTTGTGGGACCTGGCGTCACTGGCCTTGCCGTTCTTCATCATCCTGGCTGCACAGACCCTGGTCATGGCACTGTTCGCGATCTTCGTGACCTTCAGGCTCATGGGCAGCCATTACGACGCGGCGGTATTGGCGGCGGGGCACTGCGGTTTTGGGTTGGGGGCGACGCCGACGGCCATCGCTAACATGCAGGCGGTCACTCAACGCTACGGACCTTCGCAGATCGCCTTTCTGGTAGTACCGATGGTGGGCGCTTTTTTCATCGATATCATTAATGTCATCGTGATCAAGCTGTACCTGGCCCTGCCGTTTCTTGCCGCGGCTTGA
- a CDS encoding exodeoxyribonuclease III, translating to MRIISVNVNGIQAAVERGLLSWLQAQNADVICLQDTRASAFELDDAAFQLDGYFLYACDAEVPAQGGVALYSRLQPKAVINGLGFETADRYGRYLQADFDKVSIATLLLPSGQNGDEDLNQKFKLMDDFARYLDKQRRKRREYIYCGSLYVAQQKLDIKNWRDSQQSPGFLAPERAWMDEIVGNMGYVDALREVSREGDQYSWWPDNEQAEMLNLGWRFDYQLLTPGLRRFVRSARLPRQPRFSQHAPLIVDYDWTLTI from the coding sequence ATGCGGATCATCAGTGTGAACGTCAATGGTATTCAGGCTGCAGTGGAGCGTGGTTTGCTCAGTTGGCTGCAAGCACAGAATGCCGACGTCATCTGCCTGCAGGACACCCGCGCCTCCGCCTTTGAACTGGACGATGCAGCCTTCCAACTGGATGGTTACTTCCTTTACGCCTGCGATGCCGAAGTCCCCGCCCAGGGTGGCGTGGCTTTGTACTCGCGGCTGCAACCGAAGGCTGTCATCAACGGTCTCGGTTTCGAGACGGCGGACCGCTACGGGCGCTACCTGCAAGCCGATTTCGACAAGGTCAGCATCGCGACCTTACTGCTCCCTTCGGGGCAGAACGGCGATGAAGATTTGAATCAGAAATTCAAGTTGATGGACGACTTCGCCCGTTACCTGGATAAGCAGCGGCGCAAACGTCGCGAGTACATCTATTGTGGCTCGCTGTACGTGGCGCAACAGAAGCTGGATATCAAGAACTGGCGCGACAGCCAGCAATCCCCAGGCTTCCTGGCGCCGGAACGGGCCTGGATGGATGAGATCGTTGGCAACATGGGATATGTCGACGCCCTGCGCGAAGTCAGCCGCGAAGGCGATCAGTACAGCTGGTGGCCAGACAACGAGCAGGCCGAGATGCTCAACCTCGGCTGGCGTTTCGACTACCAGCTGCTGACCCCCGGCCTGCGCCGTTTCGTACGCAGCGCTCGCCTGCCGCGCCAGCCACGGTTCTCGCAGCATGCGCCGCTGATCGTTGATTACGACTGGACGCTGACGATCTAA
- the pyrE gene encoding orotate phosphoribosyltransferase, translating to MQAYQRDFIRFAIDRGVLRFGEFTLKSGRTSPYFFNAGLFNSGTALAQLGRFYAAAIVESGIAFDVLFGPAYKGIPLAATTAVALAEHHGRDLPWCFNRKEAKAHGEGGSLVGAPLTGEVLIIDDVITAGTAIREVMQIIGSQDGAKAAGVLIALNRQERGNGELSAIQEVERDFGIPVISIVSLNQVLEFLADDPQLKQHLPAVEAYRARFGV from the coding sequence ATGCAGGCGTATCAGCGCGATTTCATTCGCTTTGCCATCGATCGCGGCGTTTTGCGCTTCGGTGAGTTCACCCTCAAGTCGGGACGCACCAGCCCGTACTTCTTCAATGCCGGCCTGTTCAACAGCGGAACCGCCCTGGCGCAGCTGGGCCGTTTCTATGCGGCGGCCATCGTCGAGAGCGGTATTGCGTTCGATGTGCTGTTCGGCCCGGCCTACAAAGGCATCCCGCTGGCAGCCACCACTGCCGTGGCTCTGGCTGAACACCACGGCCGCGACCTGCCATGGTGCTTCAACCGCAAGGAAGCCAAGGCCCATGGTGAAGGCGGCAGCCTGGTGGGCGCGCCTCTGACCGGTGAAGTGCTGATCATCGACGACGTCATCACCGCCGGCACTGCCATCCGTGAAGTCATGCAGATCATCGGCTCCCAGGACGGCGCCAAGGCCGCCGGCGTGCTGATCGCCCTGAATCGTCAGGAGCGCGGTAACGGCGAGCTGTCGGCAATCCAGGAAGTGGAGCGCGACTTCGGCATTCCGGTGATCAGCATCGTTTCGCTGAACCAGGTGCTGGAGTTTTTGGCCGACGATCCGCAACTCAAGCAGCATTTGCCAGCGGTCGAGGCTTATCGCGCTCGGTTTGGTGTGTGA
- the argB gene encoding acetylglutamate kinase, whose protein sequence is MTLEREAAANTAKVLSEALPYIRRYVGKTLVIKYGGNAMESEELKTGFARDIVLMKAVGINPVVVHGGGPQIGDLLKRLSIESHFIDGMRVTDAQTMDVVEMVLGGQVNKDIVNLINRHGGSAIGLTGKDAELIRAKKLTVTRQTPEMTQPEIIDIGQVGEVVGINTDLLNLLVKGDFIPVIAPIGVGANGESYNINADLVAGKVAEALKAEKLMLLTNIAGLMDKSGKVLTGLSTQQVDDLIADGTIYGGMLPKIRCALEAVQGGVGSSLIIDGRVPNAILLEIFTDTGVGTLISNRKRP, encoded by the coding sequence ATGACCCTCGAACGCGAAGCCGCCGCCAATACCGCCAAGGTCCTGTCCGAAGCGTTGCCTTATATCCGACGCTACGTCGGTAAGACCCTGGTGATCAAATACGGCGGCAACGCGATGGAAAGCGAGGAGCTGAAGACCGGCTTCGCCCGCGACATCGTGCTGATGAAGGCCGTGGGCATCAACCCGGTGGTGGTGCATGGCGGCGGCCCGCAGATCGGTGATCTGCTCAAGCGGTTGTCCATCGAGAGCCACTTCATCGACGGCATGCGCGTCACCGATGCGCAGACCATGGATGTCGTGGAGATGGTCCTGGGCGGCCAGGTCAACAAGGACATCGTCAACCTGATCAACCGTCATGGCGGCAGCGCCATTGGCCTGACCGGCAAGGACGCCGAGTTGATCCGGGCGAAGAAACTCACCGTGACCCGCCAGACACCGGAGATGACCCAGCCGGAAATCATCGACATCGGCCAAGTGGGCGAAGTGGTCGGCATCAACACCGACCTGCTGAACCTGCTGGTCAAGGGCGACTTCATTCCGGTGATCGCGCCAATCGGTGTGGGCGCCAACGGCGAGTCCTACAACATCAACGCCGACCTGGTGGCCGGCAAGGTCGCCGAAGCACTGAAAGCTGAAAAGCTGATGCTGCTGACCAACATCGCCGGCCTGATGGACAAGTCGGGCAAAGTGCTGACGGGACTGTCGACGCAACAGGTCGACGACCTGATCGCCGACGGCACCATCTATGGCGGCATGCTGCCGAAGATCCGTTGCGCACTGGAAGCGGTACAGGGTGGGGTTGGCAGCTCGCTGATCATCGATGGGCGGGTACCGAACGCGATCCTGCTGGAGATCTTCACCGATACCGGCGTGGGTACGCTGATCAGCAATCGCAAGCGTCCGTAA